The following proteins are co-located in the Peromyscus maniculatus bairdii isolate BWxNUB_F1_BW_parent chromosome 23, HU_Pman_BW_mat_3.1, whole genome shotgun sequence genome:
- the Polr2j gene encoding DNA-directed RNA polymerase II subunit RPB11-a, with protein MNAPPAFESFLLFEGEKKITINKDTKVPNACLFTINKEDHTLGNIIKSQLLKDPQVLFAGYKVPHPLEHKIIIRVQTTPDYSPQEAFTNAITDLISELSLLEERFRVAIKDKQEGIE; from the exons ATGAACGCTCCTCCGGCCTTCGAGTCGTTCTTGCTCTTCGAGGGCGAGAAGAA AATCACCATTAACAAGGACACGAAGGTGCCCAATGCTTGCTTGTTCACCATCAACAAAGAAGACCACACTCTGGGGAACATCATTAAATC CCAGCTGCTGAAGGACCCACAGGTGCTGTTTGCCGGCTACAAAGTCCCTCACCCCCTGGAGCACAAGATCATCATCCGCGTGCAGACCACCCCGGACTACAGTCCCCAGGAGGCCTTCACCAACGCCATCACAGACCTCATCAGCGAGCTCTCCCTTCTGGAGGAACGCTTCCGG GTGGCCATCAAGGACAAGCAGGAAGGAATCGAGTAA